A window from Solanum stenotomum isolate F172 chromosome 5, ASM1918654v1, whole genome shotgun sequence encodes these proteins:
- the LOC125866159 gene encoding phosphoinositide phospholipase C 2-like — MSKQTYRICCFQRKFKLKEAEAPDEIKDLFERFSENGIMTAEHLCKFLIDVQGEENVTKEEAETVMESALKLVHEHLNIVFHRKGLNLDGFFRYLFSDLNVSISTNKKVHHDMTAPLSHYFIYTSHNTYLTGNQLNSDCSDVPIIKALQQGVRVIELDMWPNSSKDNVDILHGGTLTPPVELIQCLKSIKEHAFVASEYPVIITLEDHLTPDLQAKAAEMVTQVFGDILFTCGAECLSEFPSPESLKGRIIISTKPPKEYLESKKPSEKDNGSQKGKKSSEEKAWGAEISDLSQKMKAYSENKDNGECQDDEADSHHENPNIQQNIAPEYKHLIAIQAGKSKGPISEWLTVDPIKVKRISLNEEKLINVALNHGKDLIRFTQRNLLRVYPKGMRVDSSNYNPLIGWMHGAQMVAFNMQGHGRPLWLMQGMFKANGGCGYVKKPELLLKTDANNEVHDPKRLLSVKTTLKVKVYMGKGWHLDFKRTHFDAYSPPDFYVKIGIAGVAADSRVKKTKAIEDNWIPIWNDEFEFPLTVPELALLRVEVHEYDMSEIDDFGGQTCIPVSELRTGIRAVPIYNEKGEKYPSVKLLMRFEFVI, encoded by the exons ATGTCTAAACAAACATACAGAATCTGTTGTTTCCAAaggaaattcaagttgaaagaaGCTGAAGCACCTGATGAGATCAAAGACTTGTTTGAAAGATTTTCAGAAAATGGCATCATGACAGCAGAACATTTATGCAAATTCTTGATAGATGTGCAAGGTGAAGAAAATGTTACAAAAGAAGAAGCTGAAACTGTGATGGAATCTGCACTCAAACTTGTTCATGAACATCTTAATATTGTTTTTCATAGAAAAGGTCTCAATCTTGATGGATTTTTTCGATATCTCTTCAGTGATCTCAATGTTTCTATCTCCACAAACAAAAAG GTTCACCATGACATGACTGCTCCATTGTCTCACTATTTCATTTACACGAGTCACAATACCTATCTCACTGGGAATCAACTCAATAGTGATTGCAGCGACGTGCCTATAATCAAGGCACTCCAACAAGGCGTACGAGTGATTGAATTAGACATGTGGCCAAATTCATCGAAAGACAATGTGGATATCCTTCATGGAGG GACACTAACACCTCCGGTGGAACTTATCCAATGTTTAAAATCAATCAAGGAACATGCATTTGTGGCATCTGAATATCCTGTAATTATAACTCTAGAAGACCACCTCACCCCTGATCTTCAGGCTAAAGCAGCTGAG ATGGTCACTCAAGTATTTGGAGATATACTGTTCACCTGTGGGGCAGAATGCTTGTCAGAATTCCCGTCTCCAGAATCTTTGAAGGGGCGGATTATCATCTCAACTAAACCGCCAAAAGAATATCTTGAAAGTAAGAAACCAAGTGAGAAAGATAATGGTTCTCAGAAGGGGAAGAAATCATCAGAGGAGAAAGCATGGGGAGCAGAAATTTCTGATCTTTCACAAAAAATGAAAGCTTATTCTGAG AATAAAGACAATGGAGAATGTCAAGACGATGAAGCTGATTCTCATCATGAGAACCCCAATATACAGCAGAATATAGCTCCTGAGTATAAACACTTGATTGCTATCCAAGCAGGAAAATCAAAAGGTCCAATAAGTGAATGGCTAACCGTGGATCCTATTAAGGTGAAACGTATAAGTTTAAATGAAGAAAAGCTCATCAATGTTGCCCTCAATCATGGGAAAGATTTAATCAG GTTTACTCAGAGAAATTTGCTGAGAGTATATCCAAAAGGTATGCGTGTCGACTCTTCCAATTACAATCCACTAATAGGATGGATGCATGGAGCTCAGATGGTTGCATTCAACATGCAG GGACATGGAAGGCCTTTGTGGTTAATGCAAGGGATGTTCAAAGCAAATGGTGGCTGTGGCTATGTCAAGAAACCAGAGCTTCTCTTGAAGACTGATGCAAATAATGAGGTCCATGATCCTAAAAGGCTTTTATCAGTGAAAACTACACTGAAG GTGAAAGTATACATGGGAAAAGGCTGGCATTTGGACTTCAAACGTACACATTTTGACGCATATTCTCCACCAGACTTCTACGTCAAG ATTGGTATTGCTGGAGTCGCTGCAGATTCAAGAGTTAAGAAAACCAAGGCAATAGAGGACAACTGGATACCGATATGGAATGATGAATTTGAGTTCCCATTGACAGTTCCAGAGCTAGCATTGCTTCGCGTAGAAGttcatgaatatgatatgtcAGAGATCGATGATTTTGGTGGACAAACTTGCATTCCTGTTTCAGAACTCAGAACAGGAATTCGAGCTGTGCCTATTTACAATGAAAAAGGAGAGAAATATCCTTCTGTTAAGCTACTCATGCGCTTTGAATTTGTAATATAA
- the LOC125866165 gene encoding rhodanese-like domain-containing protein 10, with translation MALIQLQSSILKYNKHLQFPSFSSIPHQRSTILKISAVSPNAQQLIQSGKVRPILPKEAGTAMEGEGYILLDIRPEWEREKACVLGSLHVPLFLKDMDNSPITLLKKWVHFGYIGLWTGQNFTMINDEFVKQVEQKIPDKDNAKVLVACGEGLRSLMAISKLHEGEYRNLAWLAGGFNRASDSDFPAVEGTEKLQYATIGGVSYYFLQLLILLQAVGKES, from the exons atggcATTAATTCaactacaatcctccattttaaAGTACAACAAACACCTCCAATTCCCATCATTTTCCAGTATCCCTCATCAACGCTCAACAATTCTCAAAATCAGTGCAGTTTCCCCTAATGCACAGCAGCTAATACAGTCCGGTAAAGTCCGCCCAATATTACCCAAAGAAGCAG GTACAGCGATGGAAGGGGAAGGATATATTTTGCTCGACATTAGGCCAGAATGGGAGAGAGAGAAGGCGTGTGTTTTGGGTTCATTACATGTGCCCCTCTTTTTGAAGGATATGGATAATAGCCCCATTACTCTGTTGAAAAAGTGGGTGCATTTTGGTTATATTGGGCTGTGGACTGGACAGAATTTCACTATGATCAATGATGAATTTGTTAAGCAAGTTGAACAGAAAATTCCTGATAAGGATAATGCTAAGGTCCTTGTGGCTTGTGGTGAAGGACTAAG ATCTTTGATGGCTATTTCAAAGTTACATGAAGGAGAATACAGGAATTTGGCATGGTTAGCGGGTGGATTTAACCGCGCTTCTGATAGCGATTTTCCAGCAGTAGAAGGGACTGAAAAGTTACAATATGCCACTATAGGAGGTGTGTCATATTACTTCCTTCAATTGCTTATACTACTACAGGCTGTGGGGAAGGAAAGTTGA
- the LOC125866164 gene encoding PHD finger protein ALFIN-LIKE 2-like isoform X1 — translation MSAVSSNPKTVEEIFKDYSSRRSGIVRALTHDVDEFYNLCDPEKENLCLYGHPNETWEVNLPAEEVPPELPEPALGINFARDGMNRRDWLSLVAVHSDCWLLSVAFFFGTRLNQNERKRLFSMINELPTAFEIVAERKHVKEKPTADSGSKSRGSTKKSSDSQAKSTPKLADESYPEEEEHGETLCGSCGGNYSADEFWIGCDICERWFHGKCVKITPAKAESIKQYKCPSCSLKRSRVQ, via the exons atgTCAGCTGTTTCTTCAAATCCGAAAACTGTAGAAGAGATCTTCAAAGATTATAGCTCTCGTCGTTCTGGAATAGTTCGAGCTTTAACACATG ATGTGGATGAATTCTATAATCTATGCGATCCAG AGAAAGAAAATTTGTGCCTATATGGACATCCAAATGAGACCTGGGAAGTCAACCTTCCTGCTGAAGAAGTCCCACCTGAGCTACCAGAGCCAGCACTAGGGATAAATTTTGCGAGGGATGGGATGAATCGGAGAGATTGGCTTTCATTGGTTGCTGTGCACAGTGATTGTTGGTTGCTTTCTGTGGCATTCTTTTTTGGAACTCGTCTTAACCAAAATGAAAG GAAGCGTCTCTTCAGCATGATCAATGAACTTCCAACGGCTTTTGAAATTGTGGCAGAAAGAAAGCATGTAAAAGAGAAGCCCACTGCTGATAGTGGAAGCAAATCTCGTGGTAGTACGAAG AAATCTAGTGATAGTCAGGCCAAAAGCACACCAAAGCTTGCAGATGAAAGTTACCCGGAGGAAGAAGAACATGGTGAGACACTATGTGGCAGCTGTGGTGGGAATTATAGTGCTGATGAATTTTGGATCGGCTGCGACATCTGTGAGAGGTGGTTCCATGGGAAGTGTGTTAAGATAACACCTGCTAAAGCTGAGAGTATAAAGCAATATAAATGCCCGTCGTGCAGCTTGAAGCGTAGCAGAGTACAATAG
- the LOC125866164 gene encoding PHD finger protein ALFIN-LIKE 2-like isoform X2, with product MSAVSSNPKTVEEIFKDYSSRRSGIVRALTHEKENLCLYGHPNETWEVNLPAEEVPPELPEPALGINFARDGMNRRDWLSLVAVHSDCWLLSVAFFFGTRLNQNERKRLFSMINELPTAFEIVAERKHVKEKPTADSGSKSRGSTKKSSDSQAKSTPKLADESYPEEEEHGETLCGSCGGNYSADEFWIGCDICERWFHGKCVKITPAKAESIKQYKCPSCSLKRSRVQ from the exons atgTCAGCTGTTTCTTCAAATCCGAAAACTGTAGAAGAGATCTTCAAAGATTATAGCTCTCGTCGTTCTGGAATAGTTCGAGCTTTAACACATG AGAAAGAAAATTTGTGCCTATATGGACATCCAAATGAGACCTGGGAAGTCAACCTTCCTGCTGAAGAAGTCCCACCTGAGCTACCAGAGCCAGCACTAGGGATAAATTTTGCGAGGGATGGGATGAATCGGAGAGATTGGCTTTCATTGGTTGCTGTGCACAGTGATTGTTGGTTGCTTTCTGTGGCATTCTTTTTTGGAACTCGTCTTAACCAAAATGAAAG GAAGCGTCTCTTCAGCATGATCAATGAACTTCCAACGGCTTTTGAAATTGTGGCAGAAAGAAAGCATGTAAAAGAGAAGCCCACTGCTGATAGTGGAAGCAAATCTCGTGGTAGTACGAAG AAATCTAGTGATAGTCAGGCCAAAAGCACACCAAAGCTTGCAGATGAAAGTTACCCGGAGGAAGAAGAACATGGTGAGACACTATGTGGCAGCTGTGGTGGGAATTATAGTGCTGATGAATTTTGGATCGGCTGCGACATCTGTGAGAGGTGGTTCCATGGGAAGTGTGTTAAGATAACACCTGCTAAAGCTGAGAGTATAAAGCAATATAAATGCCCGTCGTGCAGCTTGAAGCGTAGCAGAGTACAATAG